A stretch of Pyrenophora tritici-repentis strain M4 chromosome 7, whole genome shotgun sequence DNA encodes these proteins:
- a CDS encoding zf-CHCC multi-domain protein, with product MLPTTLRALRSRGAAATSRPFARYASTRTTSNQVPANDPVQRDAKPNVSETNAIPTSSEGSFDKVLQESPEDAEKMRVTQAPNFKGIWSRSQNPREIAMSGPRFEQSIMEDQPRPYAAIELIHKQPVRWTHDRTVSCDGGGGPLGHPRIFINTDKPQICWCTYCGLPFAHEKHRALLEATPEHELSYPLGPKGDAAEVNETQKVTDEPLAQR from the exons ATGCTCCCCACTACTCTCCGCGCTCTACGTTCTCGCGGTGCAGCAGCGACCTCCCGCCCCTTCGCCCGCTATGCCTCGACACGAACAACCAGTAACCAGGTCCCCGCCAATGACCCCGTCCAGCGCGACGCGAAGCCCAATGTATCCGAGACCAATGCGATACCTACCTCTTCCGAGGGTTCGTTCGACAAGGTCCTTCAGGAGTCCCCAGAGGATGCTGAGAAGATGAGGGTCACACAGGCGCCGAACTTCAAGGGTATCTGGTCAAGGAGTCAGAATCCAAGGGAGATTGCGATGAGTGGACCGAGGTTCGAGCAGAGCATCATGGAGGACCAG CCACGCCCGTATGCCGCAATCGAGCTTATCCACAAGCAACCCGTCCGCTGGACACATGACCGCACCGTGTCTTGCGACGGAGGAGGCGGTCCTCTCGGGCACCCCAGGATCTTTATCAACACCGATAAGCCCCAGATCTGCTGGTGCACATACTGTGGTCTACCATTT GCCCATGAGAAGCACCGAGCGCTCCTCGAGGCTACACCCGAACACGAGCTATCATACCCACTTGGTCCTAAAGGCGACGCAGCAGAAGTCAACGAGACACAGAAGGTTACCGATGAGCCGCTCGCTCAGCGATAG